CTGCAGGATCACGCTgtaggagctacaggtgagggcaacttaccttgctagctaatgttttaggcgtcgattaattcgacttgatttattgtttatgcacttgattgttgattgactgggaaatgttttctggaggcttcggccgagtaaactaattgagacgtgtgtctccgttttctgaggcttcggctgacattgTCAATTGGGATTTACTTATcgttttgattgttgttgattgattcacatgctatgtgctatatggttaatcataggatgtgttgatatatgtgtttATGATTTGACTGTTGTTATGTTTGAatattgaactgagctatatgccattatttCTATTGAGTTTACGATGTCTTGCATATGAGATAGTacatgattatatgatttcggagtgtgggaaaacgtgatgttatgcATTGCTAATGACGAGAtttgggaaatgttaggcaggctCTAACCTGAGGTCTAAGCCATTGccattttaggatcgagaccttctcgggaattatttgggtttattgggatatttcgacttatagagttttgaaataAACGAAaccagaacttgatttgtaaatgaaattcataatacactaatcaaagatagaacacttttaaataatgatgataacctcttggaaaagacttaggatgtgaaaatggtttggaaaacgggaagggtcgacaatctaagtgtgaggaaaaccttGAGTGCGATAACACCTTTTGATTCTTTAGcggtttatctagccatccaaaggatgagccagggaggattggaaagtccccaagtgcgagtgcaccatctttgctcattgagcagcctttcggccatcgagctgatgagcttgagtaaattgaaaagtcactgagtgcgagcagcattcccCTTGTTCGTTGAACAACTCATTTggccatcgagctggtgagccaaagtaacttgaaaagtcactgagtgccagatgcattcttttgctcgttgagcagtttggttggtcATCGAGgcggtgagccaaagtgactaggaaagttaccaagtgcgactagcactcCTTTGCTTActttagggtattgtagagacaatgtactctagctagacccgcataccttggtgaggacgtttctttgtttggctaaccatattgcatccatgcatacatttcttggaaagtgtgctgctttccgaaggacgatctcagatcggacttcacaggagcgtgctgcttcacaggagcgtgctgcttcataaaagcgaggtgctttagcggagctagatgcttggcttgtcccatccatcgagatggtgacattttatccggatcatcttttgagcatgacattgcattggcacgccatgcacctaactatatttgttgatgtgttgaagatccaattgtcatttgtgatttgatgttgataaacatcgttatatatcttgatgatttgatgttgataaatatgttatgtatataccttagggtaggcaatacataagttatatgtatatatacaacatatatatatacccccttattcttcacatgttgtttgtattatctattatattctagGAGTTGACCcccgcgccttggctttgtgtgtatgtttgtgtttgggcggtcgacctGCTGCCAGACGCTCAACAGctgtttcgtgatgcttcgtcaTTCGGGGAGgaccggagcgaaatgactactactgagccttcgacgtggactcggactgaatgcatgaccggatgagggtcgatgatggaagtatagggtatgggtgtttagagcctactaaggttgggtgttagtgttaTAGCTCTGAtggtcatttcttattttgggctagggtaggttcccgactattagctttttgtgtgattcccttccatgagagtcacagggagttgtcggacgtaggaagtcttttggaggccgttttgggctgacttactttcttggaggactgtatttataaaacttatgactttaactatgggtcgcacttatttgcctgcgggcattactttcagttacttggtgttactttccgtcacttgaggacactcgtgacgatgtttttagttacaaCGAGGACTGTACTTATATCGTATATTAGTcgttgttaatcgcgattggattgagtctttatttcgacaagtcatgttatttattttattttttttaaaacaaatcgaaaaaaaaatattcacgtttttccgctttattttctttctggttactaaagtgacgccaccgaaatcggggtgttacatggtTGGCGATGATGATGTCGACCTTGACCTTCTTCCTAAATTCGACTCTGAgagtcaatcggaggaagaagaagagaatggcGACAATGATGGTGACCAGGGCGAGGATGGTGGTCAAGGTCTTGGCGACAATGATGGCGACAATGATGGTGGTCAAGGCCAGGGTAACAATGAAAAGGGTTCTGGTGCCACAATGAATCGGGACACCATCCCCAATAATGAAGATCTTGCATAGttaatgtttttctttttgttattttgtCATCGGGCGATGCCCGCTTTAATGGTCTGTTTGTAATGGGCTCTGTCCCCTTTTAATGAAGTTCATTTCAGTTCAATTATGTTGTTgttctttgttgttgttatctACTGAGCATTTTCGATGTTTAGGTGTGTGTACCTTAGCCGATTtctcgacgaggcttggtttctagtggccactagaattgccaaggcttttttTTTATACTCAGTGGCGAtgctttcttattccgaaagtcTCACTCGCGGTAGCTTGTACCTTGATACGATTCACGCCGCATGCATTCTTTTGTTTGTGAGCTAATAATAAACAACAATCACTTAGAAtaatttttcattgattttcAAAACATGGGAACTATCGCCCTTCATTTACAtctgccgcctcattaaaaaccttacatgaaggaaaaaagagtacgacttttttcatttttgttcttTCCCTTAACTAAAATATTGTTTTAGATGCGAGGCGTTCCACGTTCGTGGAACCCTCTTTCCATTCAGTTGTTCCAGCTTATAAGCTCCGTTCCCAACATCGCCAATCACCCTATAAGGTCCATCCCAATTGGGCAAGAGTTTGTTATGCTTGTCAGGTATTGTTTTCTTTCAAAGCACTAGATCTCCCGCCCTCATTGTTCTTGACACCACCTTTGTTGCAAACTTTCTGGCGATCTTCACTTTTCCAGCCTCGTTTCTCAAGTGCGCTTCCCTTTGCTCTTCAGGCAACATGATTAGGTTTGCTATCAATCTTTCTCCATTGTCAGCCTCATTAAATCTAGCCACTCACCAACTTTGGTTCTcgatttccactgggagcatggcatCTGTtacataagttaaacgatatggCGTTTCTTTTGTACTTGTCTATTCTGTCGTGTTGTATGCCCATAGAACGCCCGGTAACTCTTCCGCCCAGAGACCCTTCGCCTCATCCAACTTCTTCTTCAAACCTTTCAGAATGACCTTGTTGGCTGATTCCGCCTGCCCATTTGTTTGAGGGTGCTCTACTGAAGCGAACCGCATTTCAATTCCCAAGTCAGCACAAAATTCTCTTGTTAAGTTACTAGTGAACTGAGTCCCATTATCCATTACCAAGGCCATAGGGACGCCGAATCTACATACTATTCGATGGGCGCATCTAATATGGGAAAAGATTTTTTTGTGTAACCTTGCACAACCTAACAAATTGTCCCTTCTACCCTTACTTCAAAAATTAATTCCATCCTCATCCttcccatcatcttcaacccaaaTCAACCCAGATTCATCTCACTCAAATCCAGATTTCATTTTCAACCTCACCCATCCCCACCAAACACCACCACCCCCCACACCCACAGAGCCCCCACCTCCTCCCTCCCCCACCGCCACAACCATCATAGAAAATTCCATGGCACCCACTTAACCAAGAAACCCACCCCAACAGCAACCCCAACCACCCGAAACCCACCCAAACCTCCACCCGAACCACTCCACAATCTCTCTGTTTTCCTTTCTGggtctcaaaaaaaaaaactttgttgGTGAGGAAAAGTTGTTAAAGATGGAAACTTTAAGCAACATGGGTAAAAATTTGCAGAAGAAAAGAGATGGGTATCGTTCTCTTCGTTCTGCTCCTCTGTTTCAACTGAAGAAGCTTTATCAGACTTGCTTCCTCTACAAAACCCAGCTTCAATGGATCTATCTCCCTCTTTCTTGTTCGCATCTTTCATTCCGTGTCTGATTGGGTCAAAAGGTTGGGGTGTTGGGGTTGCTTGTGTTGGATCTGGTATCTTGGGTATCCTCCAGATCTGCAGGCTCTGTGCGATCTTTGCCAAAATTGGAGTTGGGGAAGTGGGCGTAACCCGTAGAAACCTTGTTTTGCTTGTTTGCAGAAACTGATTTGTTCATTGGTGTTTATTTTAGGCCTTGTTTGGATGAATAGATGAGAAAGAGTCAAGCTCTGCAACTTTTGATTCTCTTCCACGGGAAGATTTGATGAATAACTAAGATTTATGTTTCTAGGATAAATGACAAACCATTTTCATGTTTGGTTCCACTCTGATACTTAGTTTCTGGTTCTAATTGTTGGTtgttttgggttgaagatgatgaagatgatgtagATGGGATTAATTTTTGAAGTAAGGGTAGAAGAGACAATTTGTTTGgttgtgtaaggttgcacaaaGCTATTTTTGTGCATATTAGATTTTCCCCTATTCGACGCCATAAAAAATTTCTGACTTTGGCAGCCGATATAGTCGCCAAAGCCTCtgcttctatccacttagtaAAGTAATCAACAGCCACAACGATATATCTCATCTGTGCCTTCACCATTGGAAATGGTCCTaaaatgtcagtcccccacatagcgAATGGCCAAGGTGCCATCATAGTCGTCAATTCCTCGGGCGGGGCTTTATGTAGGTCAGAGAAAACTTGGCATTTGTCACATTTTTttacatactccaaacaatctttcttcattgatGGCTAGTAAAATCCTCCTCTCAGTATTTTCACCACCAAGGATCGCCGTCCTATGTGGCTAGAGCACACTCCTTCATGAATGTCAGCCATGATACCCTAAGCATCACTCATGCCCACGCATTTGAGTAATGgtgacataattccccgccgatacaactcatcGCCTACCATTGTAtagaaactggcttccctgcgcTTTTCTCTTGTGTTCAAACTTTCTTCTTTTGGAGGATTTTTTATAAAACTTTTGATTGGTTCCATCCACGAAGGTTCGCCCTCTATTACTGCCTTTACCGCCTTTATTTTAATTTCCACTAGGTCAATACTGGGGCGAGGGAGGGTTTCTTGGATGACTGTTTGATAATTGCCCAACCGCCCCGTGCTAGCTAGTTTCGCTAATACATCTGCCCTTTCATTTTGGCTTCTTGGAATATGTTCTATTCTGATCTTTTCTATCTCCATCATTAGCCTGTGCACAATTTCCAGGTATTTGGAAAGTTGTGGATCCTTCACCTGATATTCCCCCTTTACTTGCTTAACCACCAGTTGTGAATCacctttgatgaacaatttttgaaCTCCCAATTCTATGGCGAGTCTCAAACCGGCTATCAGTGCTTCATATTCAGATTGGTTGTTGCTCGCCTTAAACTCAAATTTCAAAGATTGCTCAATGACCATCTTGTCTGGGCTTTCAATAGTTATT
This is a stretch of genomic DNA from Lotus japonicus ecotype B-129 chromosome 1, LjGifu_v1.2. It encodes these proteins:
- the LOC130740203 gene encoding uncharacterized protein LOC130740203, with the protein product MVIEQSLKFEFKASNNQSEYEALIAGLRLAIELGVQKLFIKGDSQLVVKQVKGEYQVKDPQLSKYLEIVHRLMMEIEKIRIEHIPRSQNERADVLAKLASTGRLGNYQTVIQETLPRPSIDLVEIKIKAVKAVIEGEPSWMEPIKSFIKNPPKEESLNTREKRREASFYTMVGDELYRRGIMSPLLKCVGMSDA